In Desulfosalsimonas propionicica, the following are encoded in one genomic region:
- a CDS encoding GAF domain-containing protein: MNHGPERKFYLKHFKSISLAIATYEDFTQLVNHLAEGLCRTFGVKGASIMILDEIEQELFRVSSHGISEAYVEKGPVFADPKKCAFYTGNVEVVEDFQCDERVQYPEAAAREGIVSMMSIPIKYHNINTGLIRIYHSDRLCMHDEDVDSLKVMACQLGVVIEANGLRNFVEQIKMAIDNLPPRIRGSS, encoded by the coding sequence ATGAATCACGGGCCTGAACGCAAGTTTTACCTGAAACATTTCAAGTCGATCAGCCTGGCCATTGCCACTTACGAGGATTTCACCCAGCTGGTCAACCACCTTGCTGAAGGCTTGTGCCGGACTTTTGGAGTAAAAGGCGCCAGTATCATGATTCTCGACGAAATTGAACAGGAGCTGTTCCGGGTCAGCAGCCACGGCATCAGCGAGGCTTACGTGGAAAAGGGCCCTGTTTTTGCGGATCCGAAAAAATGCGCCTTTTACACCGGCAATGTGGAGGTGGTGGAGGATTTTCAGTGTGACGAACGGGTACAGTATCCCGAGGCGGCAGCCAGGGAAGGCATTGTTTCCATGATGTCGATTCCCATCAAGTACCACAATATCAACACCGGTCTTATCCGGATCTACCACAGTGACCGGCTCTGCATGCATGATGAGGATGTGGATTCGCTGAAAGTCATGGCCTGTCAGCTCGGAGTGGTCATTGAGGCCAACGGCCTGAGAAATTTTGTGGAACAGATCAAAATGGCCATTGACAATCTGCCGCCCAGAATCCGCGGGAGTTCCTGA